DNA sequence from the Anabaena sphaerica FACHB-251 genome:
ATTAACATTATCAACTAATGCTGAGATTAATTACAGATTTTGATGGACCGATTATGGATGTTTCCGAACGCTACTATCGTGTTTATCAATTGTGTTTGCAGAAAACCAGATATCCTGATCAAGCAGTGACAGAACTTTCTAAAGCGGAATTTTGGCAACTCAAGCGATCGCACACTCCCGAAAAAGAAATTGCTTTCAAATCTGGTTTAAATGCCGAACAGGCACAGGAATTTACCAAAATTCGCAAGCAAACGGTACATACACAACCTTATTTTCAGTATGATAGCCTTGTTCCCGGTGCGTTAGATGCCTTAGCCAAAGTTCAACAAGCTGGGATTGATTTAGTTGTGATGACAATGCGCCGAGTGCGAGAACTAGACTATGCTGTTAATAAATGCGATTTAGGGGGCTTTTTCCCAGAAAATCGCCGTTATTGTTTGAGTAACGACTATGTGAAAACCCGTGACATTGATGATAAACCTCTGTTGATGGCCAGGGCTTTAGCAGAACTTCCCCCTGCATCTGATACCTGGATGGTGGGAGATACAGAAGCCGATATCACAGCAGCAAAAAAACACGGTGTGAAGATGATCGCTGTAGAAAGTGGTATCCGCGATCGCACTCAATTAGAACTTTATCAACCTGACTTAATTGTTCAGGATTTAAGATCCACTGTAGATTTAATTCTCTCTGGTGTAAAGTTTTGAACCTAAAAAGGCTACTGAGCGGAAATTAATAATAACTTGAAGTTATTGATGATAGCGTTTCCTCATCACATGAGGTATATCATAGTCCCCTGCACGAAACAGCGGGGAGGGGGTTGGGGATGGGGTTCTTGTACCTAACTTAACCGAGAAACGCTATAACTCGTGAAAAAGGCGAGAGCAAATTATAGGGGAGAGAAATTAGAATTACTCCCCCCTGGTTTATATAGATTTAATCTGGAAAAATCGGCATAGGTTGCCCAATATTGGCAAAATTTTTATTATCTATTATACTTCCAGAAATAAACCTGTAGAGAATTGCTCCGCCAGAGAATAGCAGCTAAATTAGTCAACAAACAAGTAATTGCTAAACCCAGCAAAATATAAGTCGGTAACATCACCACACCAATGCTAAACCAAGTATAAACGTGCAGTATCATTACAAAAGCGAATATACTAGCAAATCCAGCAGCTTGCCATATTTGAACTGTGGGGCGGTTTATGAATGTGAGGATAATTGTCAACAATGTGGACAGGATGTTTGCGGGTATGAGAAAAGCACAAATACCTGCACAGTTGGCGCGAGAAAATTCAGATAAAGTGTTGAAATCGAGCATTAATTTATGGTAATAAGATTAGCTTATGATTACAAGTTTAACATTTATTTACCTCAATTAACCTTAGCGTAAGAGTGAGTAATCACCTAATTATTTTACATATTTTAAAGAATTCAGCAAACTAAGATCTTAAAATAGATAATCACCAGATGGTGGACAATGCCCACCATTGCTGAATTAACCCATCAAAATCACAGTATCGATAACGTGAATGACACCATTATCAGCATTAATATCTGCTGCTAAAACCGTGGCATTTTTCACCTCGAAACAACCATCATCACAATTAATCTGAATGGGAGAACCTTCCACAGAAGTCACCGTACCCAGTTTTCCTAAATCAGCTTGGGTCAGCCTTCCCGGAACGACATGATAGGTTAAAATTCTACTTAGCTGAGGAATATTCTGTAATAAAGTTGTAATTGTGCCAGGGGGTAACTTAGCAAAAGCATCATCCGTAGGGGCAAATACAGTGAATGGACCAGGACTTTTTAAAGTTTCCACTAAACCAGCAGCTTGCACAGCTGCCACCAGCGTTTTAAACGAATCATTACTAACTGCAATATCAACAATATCAGCCATTAATGTCACCTCATATCCGGCGAAAGTTCTAAAGAATAGTAAATCATGTTTAAGTTTTATTGATTTAAAATCCTGCTAAAATATCCCCTTATGATTTTCCTAAGATTCCTTGATAGATAAAATGGGCAATCTAAGTTATGCAATTCTGGGAACTGGTGCATTAGGCGGCTTCTATGGCGCTAAACTGGAAAAAGCTGGTAATAAAGTCCACTTTTTGGTCAAAAGTGATTATCCAGAGGTAAGTCAACATGGTTTAGTCGTCGAATCTAAAGACGGTAACTTTAACCTCCCCCAAGTTCAAGCATACAACGATGTAAAAAAAATGCCCCGCTGCGATGTGGTAGTAGTGGCATTGAAAACAACGCAAAACCATTTACTACCGCAGATATTACCACCAGTCATAAAGGATGATGGAGTGGTATTAGTATTGCAAAATGGCCTGGGTATAGAAGCCGAAGTTGCCCAAATAGTTGGTAATGTCAAAGTTATGGGTGGTTTATGTTTTCTCTGTTCCAACAAAGTGGGGCCAGGACATATCCGCCATCTAGACTATGGACAAATTACCCTGGGTGAATATGCCTCTAATTATCATCCTACCGGCATTACAGATAGAATCAAAGAAATTGCTGAAGATTTTCAAAATGCTGGAATTGCAATCGAATTAACAGAAGATTTATTATTAGGACGTTGGCAAAAACTGGTTTGGAATATTCCCTACAATGGTTTATCTGTAATTCTTAATGCCACAACTGATGAATTAATGGCAGATATTTCCACTCGTAATTTAGTAGAAAGTTTAATGTATGAAGTCACATTAGGGGCAAAAAGTACAGGGCGCATTATTCCGGAAAGTTTCATTCAAACCATGCTGGATTACACTATGAAAATGAAGCCATATCGCACTAGCATGAAAATTGATTTTGATGAATATCGTCCTTTAGAAGTAGAAGCAATTATTGGCAACCCATTAAGAACAGCAGCAGCACATGATGTAAGTTTACCGCAGATTCGTTGTTTATATCAACAGTTGAAATTTTTGGATGCAAGACTCAGAAATTCAAGCAGGAGTCAGGGTTCAGGAGTAAAACTGAACAATCAGAACCCCGACTCGTTCAAGAAATCGGGGATCTAAACCCGTACTGAAGTTAAACTTTCAAATCATGATCATTAGCTACTTCTGAAACAAGGGATTTGATTCTATCCAAAGCGGCGGGAATTGGTTGGTTTGTTGCTACTAACAGGGGAAAAAATATATGGAATAACACATCTCTCTTCTTGAAATTATTTAGAGGTTACAGGTGATAGGTGACAGGTAAGAGTTGTTTCTAATTACGTATCCCTATCCCTTACCAGAGCCTACGGCTCAATTACGAATTATCTTGTCCCCAATATTTCTGATAAAGGTTGGACAATATCAAAATGAAAGTTCCCTTTTACTGCTCGAAATAACTCAAATGTAGAACCTGGCGCACCAAAAAATGGACGCAGAAAACATCCTAATTGTACACCTACAAAACCGTAAAGAAATAAGCAGAATTTTAAAATTGTAGTCCGGGTTTTTTGCCTACTTCATCTATTATTCAGAATAATCACCACCAGAACCAAACTTCCAACTATCTACCCAACGATGCCAATAATATTGTTGATTTCTGGGGAGATTGTTAACTAAAAACTCTATCATTATACTTAGAGAAAATATTCCAGTAAAAACCCCCAGATTTACATAATGTAATATCCAATCCATTAAACTAAATAAACCGACTTGGGGAATAATCTTTGCAACTAATATGGGATGAGAAAAACCTGTTTTTAACAAAGTTTGTGTTAAAGCCGTAAACTGCACGACATCTTGTAAAAATGGTTTTAAAACAGGTGTTCCTAGCTGTTGCATTTCCGCAAACACAGCCGAGAGAAGTTGGTTAATTTGATTGGGGTGAATTTGTTGATTTATACCCACACTCATGGCTTTTTGAAATAACCACGTTACACTTAAACTAGGTTGATATGGCTGAAGTATAGTTAAAGCAGAAACTGATAGTTGATTTGTTTTTAATGCGTCCTCAATTCCCAAAGTTAATCTTTGTAAATGACGTACCATTGAACCAAAACCGCCAAAACTCAAAGGTGATTGATTTCCGCTACTATCACCCACTGGTAAAATGCGATTCCAAGGAGTTTGTAAAGGACTTTGACGATAACTAGGAAAGAAACCAAACAACGCCCGTTTAAAGTTTAATTGACTAATTTCTACACCTTGATAATCTGGTAAAAGGCGGAGATATTCCTCAAATAAATTTTCTAAACTCAAGCGTTGGGGTTCTGCATCCATATAGGTAAATAAATAAGTTGTTCTTCCATCTTTAGCTGGGAAAGCTTCCCAAAAGTATTGACATTGATTTTGTAAAGGCGTGAAAGATAACAACAAATCCCCTGAGTGATTTTCCGAAAAACCTGAGGCACAACTGCCGACAACTAAACAAAGTGCATCTGGTTTTTTTCCTTGACGCGCTTGTTTACTAATAGGTGAAAGATGTCCCATTCCATCAAGTAATAATCTGGCTTTAAACTCATTATTTACCATTACCCCATCGGGGTGAACCACTGCTTCGCTAAAGGGTGTATTTTCAAATAACTTTCCTCCAGCAGCGAGAAAGCGGGTTTTTAAAGTTGCGAGTAGATAAACAGGGTCTACACCAATATTGAGGACATCTTCTACCCAAACTTCTGTACCACCCTGAAAGCTGACTCGTGCGGGGTTATATTCGGTGACTATGGTTGTTTGTAATTCTGCTTCTGTCAGTAAGTCTAATTCTCGAAACACTGACAACTCTTTACGGGAAATATTCCATTCCTGTTCTCTCCCCTGCAAAATTCCCCTTTCTAGCAACGCTACCCGCACACCGCGCACAGCTAAAGCACAACCTATTAAAATTCCTAATGTTCCACCGCAGATTATTACATCCCAGTCTACAGAATTTAAAGGTTCTGGGTTTTTTTTGACTACTTCTGTGATGGTTTGGTTGTCAGTTCGCAGAGATGTTAAAATTTGGTCGGTGCGACGTAAATTGTTTAATACATTTCCGGGAAGTTGGGAGAGAATTTCTTCGGTTAAGGACATAATAGTTAATTTCAACAAATTAGATAAAGGATGCTTGGATACTTATCATATCTGTTTGGGCTGCTCATTGGTAATTCATAATTCATAATTGCTTGATACTAGAGGAATTGCGTCGTACTCAAGCTCTACTCGTAGAAACAGAACAAAATGCTAAAAAAATCTTGTCCTACGCCTGGGTATTGTAAAACTTCGCCAAATCAATAGACAAATATGTAGAAACCCAGCCCTATGTGCGATAGCGTAGGGCTGGGTAGTTCATTGGTAGATCATATTCAATTTGTCTGTCTATTGAATGACAATGTTCGATAATGCTTATGGTTTTAGTACAACCTTGATACAGCTATCCTGCTTGTGCTTAAAAATTTCATAGGCGTGGGGTGCTTGCTCCAGCGGTAGACTATGAGTGATGACGAAAGAAGGGTCGATATCGCCATTTTGGACACGCTCCAGTAGCAGATGCAGATATCTATGAACGTGAGTTTGTCCCATTTTGAATGTCAAACCTTTGTTCATGGCAGCACCCATTGGCATCTTGTCTATAAAGCCGCCATACACACCGGGAATTGATACAGTACCACCTTTGCGACAAGCCACAATTGCTTGCCGCAGCACATGGGGGCGATCGCTTTCTAAACGCACCGCTTGTTTGGCTTTATCATACAGACCTTCTAGACCCATACCGTGGGCTTCCATTCCCACCGCATCCATCACTGCATCAGGACCGCGCCCCCCTGTCATTTCTTTGAGAGCTTCACCAACATCAATTTCTTCAAAGTTGAGGACTTCTGCCTTGCCATCTTTAGCCATTTGTAGACGTTCAGGAACACGATCAATCGCAATTACCCGTTCAGCACCGAGCATATAAGCACTGCGAATAGCGAATTGTCCAACTGGTCCACAGCCCCAAATAGCAACAATATCACCCGGCTGAATATCACAGTTTTCCGCTGCCATATAGCCAGTGGGGAAGATATCTGTCAAAAATACGACTTGTTCATCCGTCAGTCCATCAGGAATCTTCAACAAACCGACATCAGCAAAGGGAACACGAGCATATTCAGCTTGACCGCCAGCATAGCCACCCAGCATATGAGAATAGCCGAAAATACCAGATGGGGAATGACCCATGATTTTTTCTGCCATCCAGGCATTCGGGTTAGAGTTATCGCAAAGTGACCATAAATCTCTTTTACAGAAGAAACAACCACCGCAGGAAATCGGAAATGGTACAACCACGCGATCGCCTACCTTGATATTTTTGACCGCCTTGCCTAGCTCAACAACCTCCCCCATAAATTCATGTCCCAGGATGTCGCCCTTTTCCATGGTGGGGATGTAGCCGTCATAAATATGCAGATCAGAGCCGCAAATTGCCGTTGTCGTGATTTTAACAATAGCATCACGTGGATTAAGGATTTTTGGATCGGGTACACTTTCTAAGCGCACATCGTTATTACCATACCAACAAACTGCTTTCATAATAATTTTTGGTGATTGATGATTAGTGATTGGTGATTGATGATTGGGAAAAGGCAATAGGGAAGATCATCTCTCCTTGCTCTCTATTACCCATTGCCTTTTGGTTGACCTTCTATGGTGGCAATTTCCCCAGCTTCCGCCATCATTTTGAAGCGGTGCAAATCGTCTGCCAGTTGCTGTTTTGGTTCCTTACCAAAGAGTTTGGCTACAGCATCTCCAATTGCTCCACCAGGAGGATTATATTCAGTCACGACTTTTACCTCAGTACCGCGATTGCCGGGTGCTGGCTGGAAGCTGACAGAACCAGAGTTATCAACGTCTGCGCCTTGAACCGAAGCCCAAGAAATCAATTCGTTTTCCCGATCTTCGATGATGACTGCATCCCACTCAATGCTGCTGTCTAATGGACCACGGGTGATCCAGTGTGAACGCCTATCGTTGTATACTTTCACTTCTTTGAGATGCTTCATGAAGAGCGGCAAGTTCTCAAAGTTATGCCAAAAGCGGTAGAGTTCGTCTGCCCCTTTGTTAATCGTCACTACCTTTTCAACTTTATTAGCATGGTTCATGACCAGTGCCTCCGGTACTTGCTGTATATTTTTTTCTTGGAGTTTAGTGGGTCATGAACTATGGATTCAGCACCACCAATGGAAATTCCTTTTCAGATTAGACAAATTTGAGAGTTCAAACTCCAATATCATTTATAGGTAAAAATGAATTATTTATACCCTTTCAATAGTCTTAGTTTTCAACTATTTTGATAGTCCAAAAGTAGTAATTGCCTATTTAGAGGTTTGTAGACAGGACTTCAGATCTATAAATTGTGTAGTTTCTGATTCAGGATGATAGCAACCTAGAAACCCCTTTTTACTATAGGGATTCTCGGCTCTACAATCTTTGGCGGAGATGTCTAATATCAATACTGACTATT
Encoded proteins:
- a CDS encoding HAD family hydrolase — encoded protein: MLRLITDFDGPIMDVSERYYRVYQLCLQKTRYPDQAVTELSKAEFWQLKRSHTPEKEIAFKSGLNAEQAQEFTKIRKQTVHTQPYFQYDSLVPGALDALAKVQQAGIDLVVMTMRRVRELDYAVNKCDLGGFFPENRRYCLSNDYVKTRDIDDKPLLMARALAELPPASDTWMVGDTEADITAAKKHGVKMIAVESGIRDRTQLELYQPDLIVQDLRSTVDLILSGVKF
- a CDS encoding fasciclin domain-containing protein, producing the protein MADIVDIAVSNDSFKTLVAAVQAAGLVETLKSPGPFTVFAPTDDAFAKLPPGTITTLLQNIPQLSRILTYHVVPGRLTQADLGKLGTVTSVEGSPIQINCDDGCFEVKNATVLAADINADNGVIHVIDTVILMG
- a CDS encoding putative 2-dehydropantoate 2-reductase; translation: MGNLSYAILGTGALGGFYGAKLEKAGNKVHFLVKSDYPEVSQHGLVVESKDGNFNLPQVQAYNDVKKMPRCDVVVVALKTTQNHLLPQILPPVIKDDGVVLVLQNGLGIEAEVAQIVGNVKVMGGLCFLCSNKVGPGHIRHLDYGQITLGEYASNYHPTGITDRIKEIAEDFQNAGIAIELTEDLLLGRWQKLVWNIPYNGLSVILNATTDELMADISTRNLVESLMYEVTLGAKSTGRIIPESFIQTMLDYTMKMKPYRTSMKIDFDEYRPLEVEAIIGNPLRTAAAHDVSLPQIRCLYQQLKFLDARLRNSSRSQGSGVKLNNQNPDSFKKSGI
- a CDS encoding NAD(P)/FAD-dependent oxidoreductase is translated as MSLTEEILSQLPGNVLNNLRRTDQILTSLRTDNQTITEVVKKNPEPLNSVDWDVIICGGTLGILIGCALAVRGVRVALLERGILQGREQEWNISRKELSVFRELDLLTEAELQTTIVTEYNPARVSFQGGTEVWVEDVLNIGVDPVYLLATLKTRFLAAGGKLFENTPFSEAVVHPDGVMVNNEFKARLLLDGMGHLSPISKQARQGKKPDALCLVVGSCASGFSENHSGDLLLSFTPLQNQCQYFWEAFPAKDGRTTYLFTYMDAEPQRLSLENLFEEYLRLLPDYQGVEISQLNFKRALFGFFPSYRQSPLQTPWNRILPVGDSSGNQSPLSFGGFGSMVRHLQRLTLGIEDALKTNQLSVSALTILQPYQPSLSVTWLFQKAMSVGINQQIHPNQINQLLSAVFAEMQQLGTPVLKPFLQDVVQFTALTQTLLKTGFSHPILVAKIIPQVGLFSLMDWILHYVNLGVFTGIFSLSIMIEFLVNNLPRNQQYYWHRWVDSWKFGSGGDYSE
- a CDS encoding zinc-dependent alcohol dehydrogenase, with the translated sequence MKAVCWYGNNDVRLESVPDPKILNPRDAIVKITTTAICGSDLHIYDGYIPTMEKGDILGHEFMGEVVELGKAVKNIKVGDRVVVPFPISCGGCFFCKRDLWSLCDNSNPNAWMAEKIMGHSPSGIFGYSHMLGGYAGGQAEYARVPFADVGLLKIPDGLTDEQVVFLTDIFPTGYMAAENCDIQPGDIVAIWGCGPVGQFAIRSAYMLGAERVIAIDRVPERLQMAKDGKAEVLNFEEIDVGEALKEMTGGRGPDAVMDAVGMEAHGMGLEGLYDKAKQAVRLESDRPHVLRQAIVACRKGGTVSIPGVYGGFIDKMPMGAAMNKGLTFKMGQTHVHRYLHLLLERVQNGDIDPSFVITHSLPLEQAPHAYEIFKHKQDSCIKVVLKP